From Ancylobacter pratisalsi, one genomic window encodes:
- a CDS encoding 4-hydroxyphenylacetate 3-hydroxylase family protein: MSHKTAEDHLRSLDDGRRVFIDGERVEKVTEHPAFRNAARSVAGLYDFQKRPEQLEKMTFDAGGGRRVSRSWELPTSYDELVRRREALVSWAELHHGFMGRSPDHVASTISAMYMGVDVFEAHQGGRPDAVRDYYAHARDNDLYISYVIIDPQGDRSKATSAEGNADLAVAIVDEDAGGITVRGSKMLGTGAVLSNEILVTTLRPLKADEARYAFTAAVPLNLAGMSLLSRRSYEGAASSSFDYPLASRFDENDALLFFDDVKIPWDRIFVHRDPTCQLAQWHDTPAHAYQNYQAEIRLLVKLRFLVGLARKITETIGTYHFPQVRETLGELAGHVGMIEAFVHGMEAKGRHRGRYFLPDAGLVYAAQVQSQLLYPKIIHFLRELSGGGMLMLPSTVEDFAHPEIGPMIARTQYSPHLSSEERVKLFKLAWDAVGSEFASRHTQYEMFYSGPRTVTTGMAFRTFDWEQATGAVDTMLASYPTPDIAPAQPSAPVRRAG, from the coding sequence ATGTCACACAAGACAGCCGAAGACCACCTGCGCAGCCTGGACGACGGGAGGCGTGTCTTTATCGATGGAGAGCGGGTCGAGAAGGTCACCGAGCATCCCGCGTTTCGCAACGCGGCGCGCTCGGTCGCCGGGCTCTATGACTTCCAGAAGCGGCCGGAACAGCTTGAGAAAATGACGTTCGACGCCGGTGGCGGGCGGCGTGTCAGCCGGTCCTGGGAGCTGCCGACGAGCTATGACGAGCTGGTGCGGCGGCGCGAGGCGCTGGTGAGCTGGGCCGAGCTGCACCATGGCTTCATGGGACGCTCGCCCGACCATGTCGCCTCAACGATTTCGGCGATGTATATGGGCGTTGATGTCTTCGAGGCCCATCAAGGCGGCCGGCCCGATGCGGTACGGGACTATTACGCCCATGCCCGCGACAACGATCTCTACATCTCCTACGTGATCATCGACCCGCAGGGCGACCGCTCCAAGGCGACCAGCGCGGAAGGAAATGCCGATCTGGCGGTGGCCATCGTCGACGAGGATGCCGGCGGCATCACCGTGCGCGGCTCGAAGATGCTGGGCACCGGGGCGGTGCTCTCCAACGAAATTCTGGTGACCACGCTGCGCCCGCTGAAGGCGGACGAAGCGCGCTACGCCTTTACCGCGGCGGTGCCGCTGAACCTTGCCGGCATGTCGCTGCTCTCGCGGCGCTCCTATGAGGGGGCGGCGTCTTCTTCCTTCGACTATCCGCTGGCCAGCCGGTTCGACGAAAACGACGCGCTGCTGTTCTTCGACGACGTGAAGATTCCGTGGGACCGCATCTTCGTGCACCGCGATCCCACCTGCCAGCTTGCCCAATGGCACGACACGCCGGCGCATGCCTACCAGAACTACCAGGCCGAGATCCGGCTGCTGGTGAAGCTGCGCTTCCTCGTCGGGCTGGCGCGCAAGATCACCGAGACCATCGGCACGTATCATTTCCCGCAGGTGCGCGAGACGCTGGGCGAACTGGCCGGCCATGTCGGCATGATCGAGGCTTTCGTGCACGGCATGGAGGCCAAGGGGCGGCATCGCGGGCGCTATTTCCTGCCCGATGCCGGGCTGGTCTATGCCGCGCAGGTGCAGTCCCAGCTGCTCTATCCGAAGATCATTCACTTCCTGCGCGAGCTGTCGGGTGGAGGCATGCTGATGCTGCCTTCCACGGTCGAGGATTTCGCTCACCCCGAAATCGGCCCCATGATCGCGCGCACCCAGTATTCGCCCCATCTCAGCTCCGAGGAGCGGGTGAAGCTGTTCAAGCTGGCCTGGGACGCGGTGGGTTCGGAATTCGCCTCGCGCCACACCCAGTACGAGATGTTCTATTCCGGCCCCCGGACCGTGACCACGGGGATGGCGTTCCGGACCTTCGACTGGGAGCAGGCGACCGGCGCGGTCGACACCATGCTTGCCAGCTACCCCACGCCCGACATCGCCCCCGCGCAACCGTCCGCCCCCGTTCGGCGTGCCGGCTGA
- a CDS encoding polysaccharide deacetylase family protein produces the protein MSDRDFVGYGEHPPHANWPNGARLALNINLNFEGGGERSILEGDGCSEGMLNDIGQPSIEGRRSPLVESVFEYGSRVGGWRLLRLFRERGIKVCLLAVAKAAEANPALTRAFVTDGHELVSHGYRWIDYQLVPEEIERAHIRRAVETLEAVTGVRPTGWMTGRPGQNTRRLLVEHGGFAYDRDSLNDELPYWLTVEGRPHLVVPYSFETNDNRFNENSGFSTGDDFARYMCDCFDVLYAEGAHTPRLMSLAIHDRLIGRPGRITGLMRFLDHVASHPDVWIATGAEIAAHWRSVHPAP, from the coding sequence ATGTCCGACCGCGATTTCGTGGGTTATGGCGAGCACCCGCCCCACGCCAACTGGCCGAACGGGGCGCGTCTCGCGCTCAACATCAATCTCAATTTCGAAGGCGGCGGCGAGCGTTCGATTCTCGAAGGGGATGGCTGCTCGGAAGGCATGCTGAACGACATCGGCCAGCCCTCCATCGAGGGACGCCGCAGCCCGCTGGTCGAGAGCGTGTTCGAATATGGCTCGCGCGTGGGTGGATGGCGCCTGCTGCGCCTGTTCCGCGAGCGCGGCATCAAGGTGTGTCTGCTCGCGGTCGCCAAGGCCGCCGAGGCCAATCCCGCCCTCACCCGCGCCTTCGTCACTGACGGCCACGAGCTGGTCTCCCATGGCTATCGCTGGATCGACTACCAGCTGGTGCCCGAGGAGATCGAGCGCGCGCATATCCGCCGCGCCGTCGAGACGCTGGAAGCCGTCACCGGCGTGCGCCCCACGGGCTGGATGACCGGCCGGCCGGGCCAGAACACGCGCCGCCTTCTCGTCGAACATGGCGGTTTCGCCTATGACCGCGACTCGCTCAATGACGAGCTGCCCTACTGGCTGACCGTCGAGGGCCGCCCGCATCTCGTCGTGCCCTACTCGTTCGAGACCAACGACAACCGCTTCAACGAAAACAGCGGCTTCAGCACCGGCGACGATTTCGCCCGCTACATGTGCGACTGCTTCGACGTGCTTTATGCCGAGGGCGCCCACACGCCGCGCCTGATGTCGCTCGCCATCCATGACCGGCTCATCGGCCGCCCCGGCCGCATCACCGGCCTGATGCGCTTCCTCGACCATGTCGCCAGCCATCCCGACGTCTGGATCGCCACCGGCGCGGAAATCGCCGCGCACTGGCGCAGCGTGCATCCCGCGCCATGA
- a CDS encoding MarR family winged helix-turn-helix transcriptional regulator has translation MGEKDQPRPLTTSRPALLSEGSDYVFREMIRELVDFAGRLQEIREAIARAMGLTPPQYNILMTLSQMGGDVTVTDLADRLRVSVPFIVTETRRLDTLGLLEKRGDPVDRRRVNLVLTQQALTALNDIAPLQVRVNDILFQTLGGRDLKSISRVTHGLLGSCDDALNEALAGGQPGR, from the coding sequence ATGGGTGAGAAAGACCAGCCACGGCCGCTGACCACGTCCCGTCCCGCGCTGCTCAGCGAGGGAAGCGACTACGTCTTTCGGGAAATGATCCGCGAACTTGTCGACTTTGCCGGCCGGCTGCAGGAGATACGCGAAGCGATCGCGCGGGCAATGGGCCTCACTCCACCGCAGTACAACATCCTCATGACGCTCTCTCAGATGGGCGGCGACGTCACCGTGACCGACCTTGCCGATCGCCTGCGCGTAAGCGTGCCCTTCATCGTCACCGAGACGCGCCGGCTCGATACGCTCGGCCTGCTGGAGAAGCGTGGCGATCCGGTGGACCGGCGCCGGGTCAATCTGGTTCTCACCCAGCAGGCCCTGACAGCGCTCAACGACATCGCGCCGCTGCAGGTCCGGGTAAATGACATTTTGTTTCAGACACTTGGCGGGCGCGATCTCAAGTCGATCAGCCGGGTGACCCATGGCCTGCTGGGTTCCTGCGACGACGCGCTCAATGAAGCGCTCGCGGGAGGACAGCCCGGGCGCTGA
- a CDS encoding NAD-dependent epimerase/dehydratase family protein gives MMSMRMGAAPSRPRVHVTGGSGFIGRAVAARLAGEGYEVSASDLHGSEEVAALDLRERAGVIAHIADLAPDIVVHAGAISGTMLAIDDPALMFDVNVAGTLNLVEAMRRAGVPRLVFLSSNAVYAPAPSRAPVSESAALGPSDAYGASKLAAEAVLRCYGESHAISTLALRVSSVFGPGRVTPYLISQTLDALGRRAPLTVTDERSNMRQFIHIDDAVEAVCRAVETEHPGFTPINITGGTYLSEEAIVRILAAGMPDADITVIADRGCDDDGRVGPLDITRAQALLGYVPSIDIAAALADLARAAGAGTSAPDPHAQDTR, from the coding sequence ATGATGTCGATGCGCATGGGCGCGGCCCCGTCCCGGCCCCGCGTCCACGTCACCGGGGGCAGCGGCTTCATCGGGCGCGCCGTCGCCGCCCGGCTGGCAGGCGAGGGCTATGAGGTCAGCGCCAGCGATCTCCACGGCAGCGAGGAGGTCGCCGCGCTCGATCTGCGCGAGCGCGCCGGTGTCATCGCCCATATCGCCGATCTCGCGCCCGACATCGTGGTCCATGCCGGCGCCATTTCGGGCACAATGCTCGCCATCGACGACCCCGCCTTGATGTTCGACGTCAACGTCGCGGGCACGCTGAACCTCGTCGAGGCGATGCGCCGCGCCGGGGTGCCGCGACTGGTGTTCCTGTCCTCAAACGCGGTCTACGCCCCTGCCCCGAGCCGCGCGCCGGTGTCGGAAAGCGCCGCGCTTGGTCCCAGCGATGCCTATGGCGCTTCCAAGCTCGCCGCCGAGGCGGTGCTGCGCTGCTATGGGGAGAGCCACGCCATCTCGACGCTGGCCCTCAGGGTGTCCTCCGTCTTCGGGCCGGGCCGGGTGACGCCCTATCTCATCTCGCAGACCCTCGACGCGCTCGGTCGCCGTGCGCCGCTGACCGTCACCGATGAGCGCTCGAACATGCGCCAGTTCATCCATATCGATGACGCCGTCGAGGCGGTATGCCGCGCGGTCGAAACCGAGCATCCCGGCTTCACCCCGATCAACATCACCGGCGGGACCTATCTGTCCGAGGAGGCCATCGTGCGCATCCTGGCCGCCGGCATGCCGGATGCCGACATCACCGTCATCGCCGATCGCGGCTGCGACGATGACGGGCGGGTTGGCCCGCTCGACATCACCCGGGCACAGGCGCTGCTCGGCTATGTGCCGAGCATCGACATCGCGGCCGCCCTGGCGGATCTGGCTCGCGCTGCCGGTGCCGGCACGTCTGCGCCAGATCCTCACGCACAAGATACGCGCTAG
- a CDS encoding M20 aminoacylase family protein: MPLVDAIADALPTMKQWRHALHSHPETAFEENWTASFVAEKLASFGIPFESGIAKTGIVATLKGRAGDGPAIGLRADMDALDIVEATNLPYRSTLPGKMHACGHDGHMTMLLGAARHLAENPDFAGTVHFIFQPAEEMAGGGKVMVEEGLFARFPMERVFGLHNWPGQQFGTFAGKPGPMLASSDVFEITVRGSAAHAAMPHLGIDPIAAAGELIGALQTIASRTLDPLESGVVSITQVHGGDAWNIIPDEVVLRGTVRTFTPALRDLIEARMKAITEGVAAIHGATATLWYDRRYPATVNSAGEVALALEAAGAAMGADHILSDPASSMVSEDFAYLLEQKPGAYLWLGSGPGPALHSSGYDFNDALLPVGASYWVRLVERILAPGAA, translated from the coding sequence ATGCCGCTGGTTGACGCCATCGCCGACGCTCTTCCCACGATGAAACAGTGGCGGCACGCCCTGCACAGCCATCCCGAAACCGCCTTCGAGGAAAACTGGACAGCGTCCTTCGTCGCCGAGAAGCTCGCCTCCTTCGGCATCCCCTTCGAAAGCGGGATCGCGAAGACCGGCATCGTGGCGACGCTGAAGGGCCGGGCCGGCGACGGCCCCGCCATCGGGCTGCGGGCCGACATGGACGCGCTCGACATCGTCGAGGCGACAAACCTGCCCTACCGCTCCACCCTTCCCGGCAAGATGCACGCCTGCGGCCATGACGGGCACATGACCATGCTGCTCGGCGCCGCGCGCCATCTCGCCGAAAATCCCGATTTCGCCGGCACGGTTCATTTCATCTTCCAGCCGGCCGAAGAAATGGCGGGCGGCGGCAAGGTGATGGTCGAGGAGGGCCTGTTCGCCCGTTTCCCCATGGAGCGCGTTTTCGGCCTTCACAACTGGCCGGGACAGCAGTTCGGCACCTTCGCCGGCAAGCCGGGGCCGATGCTGGCCTCCTCGGACGTGTTCGAGATCACGGTGAGGGGCAGCGCCGCCCACGCCGCCATGCCCCATCTCGGCATCGACCCCATTGCTGCCGCCGGTGAATTGATCGGCGCGCTCCAGACCATTGCCAGCCGCACCCTCGACCCGCTGGAATCGGGCGTCGTCAGCATCACCCAGGTCCATGGCGGCGACGCCTGGAACATCATCCCGGACGAGGTGGTGCTGCGTGGCACGGTACGCACCTTCACGCCCGCCCTGCGCGACCTGATCGAGGCCCGCATGAAGGCCATCACCGAGGGCGTTGCCGCCATTCACGGCGCCACCGCCACGCTCTGGTACGACCGGCGCTACCCCGCGACCGTGAACAGCGCCGGCGAGGTCGCCCTCGCGTTGGAGGCCGCCGGCGCGGCGATGGGTGCGGACCACATCCTTTCCGACCCCGCTTCCTCCATGGTCTCGGAGGATTTCGCCTATCTGCTGGAGCAGAAGCCGGGCGCCTACCTCTGGCTCGGCAGCGGTCCGGGTCCGGCGCTCCACAGCTCGGGTTACGATTTCAACGATGCGCTTCTTCCCGTCGGGGCCAGCTACTGGGTACGACTCGTGGAACGGATTCTCGCGCCCGGGGCCGCGTGA
- a CDS encoding ABC transporter substrate-binding protein produces MAARLAGTTGLAALIALAATAGAHADTPVKFTLDWVFQGPTSPFLVALEKGYYKDEGLDVSMDPGQGSAGAVQRVASGAYDIGFADVNALIEYNAKNPGKEILCVFMAYDYPPFGVYALKKSGIAKPTDLVGKKLGAPVFDASFRLFPAYAKKVGIDPASVEHVNLSPQLREQSLVQGTVDFISGHYFSSILDLKARGVKEEDIVAFTYSDAGMDVYGNGIIVSPEMAEKPEVVKGFLRATAKAWKEVAADPSIGVAAAKARDPLIDDALETERLNMSLKMNVLTPYVKEHGMGDVDPERFARSVKDVADAFGLPNAPEPEKVFTNYYLPPKEDRMVAP; encoded by the coding sequence ATGGCGGCGCGACTTGCAGGAACGACCGGCCTCGCCGCCCTCATCGCCCTCGCCGCAACCGCCGGCGCCCACGCCGACACGCCGGTGAAGTTCACCCTCGACTGGGTCTTTCAGGGCCCGACCTCGCCCTTCCTGGTGGCCCTGGAGAAGGGCTACTACAAGGACGAGGGTCTGGATGTGTCGATGGACCCGGGCCAGGGTTCCGCCGGCGCGGTGCAGCGGGTGGCCTCCGGCGCTTACGATATCGGCTTCGCCGACGTCAACGCGTTGATCGAATACAACGCCAAGAACCCCGGCAAGGAGATCCTGTGCGTCTTCATGGCCTATGATTACCCGCCCTTCGGCGTCTATGCGCTGAAGAAATCGGGCATAGCCAAGCCGACGGATCTTGTAGGCAAGAAGCTGGGCGCACCGGTGTTCGATGCCTCCTTCCGCCTCTTCCCCGCCTACGCCAAGAAGGTCGGCATCGATCCGGCGAGCGTGGAGCACGTCAACCTTTCCCCTCAACTACGCGAGCAGTCGCTGGTTCAGGGCACGGTCGATTTCATCTCCGGCCACTACTTCTCGTCCATCCTCGATCTCAAGGCGCGAGGAGTGAAGGAGGAGGACATCGTCGCCTTCACCTACAGCGATGCCGGCATGGACGTTTATGGCAATGGCATCATCGTGTCGCCGGAGATGGCGGAGAAACCGGAAGTGGTGAAGGGCTTCCTGCGCGCAACTGCCAAGGCCTGGAAGGAAGTGGCGGCCGATCCCTCGATCGGCGTCGCGGCGGCCAAGGCGCGGGACCCGCTCATCGATGATGCGCTCGAAACCGAGCGCCTCAACATGTCGCTCAAGATGAATGTGCTGACGCCCTATGTGAAAGAGCACGGCATGGGCGACGTGGATCCCGAGCGTTTCGCCCGCTCGGTGAAGGACGTCGCCGACGCCTTCGGCCTGCCGAACGCGCCGGAGCCCGAGAAGGTGTTCACCAATTACTATCTCCCCCCCAAGGAAGACCGCATGGTCGCCCCCTGA
- the ggt gene encoding gamma-glutamyltransferase, with product MRDFETPGRSLVMATHGMAATSHPLASLIALNVLQAGGNAMDAAIAACAVQGVVEPGSTGLGGDCFVLYSRGGTDDIVAYNGSGRAPAAASTAYFADHGITAIERQSAHAVTVPGAVEAWARLTQDHGTRSLGELLQPAIALAREGYAVAPRVGLDWREQSALLEKDANAARIFLPGGHAPHPGTLHQQPKLAATLERIAEDGPDGFYRGAVAQDIVGYLQGLGGLHTLEDFAATRGAYVTPISAPFRDVTVHECPPNGQGVIALMLLNILSRATTDSSPLTVERVHFEMEAARLAYSVRDAVLSDPDHSQIPLRELLSDTLAAQLAGMIRADKRLEELPVVDLPSHDDTVYIAVVDKDRNVASFINSIFTPFGSGLVAPRSGVLLNNRAQGFSLKDLHPNAIAGGKRPLHTIIPGLTTREGRIEHCFGVMGGQYQALGQAYFLARILDYGLDMQSAIDLPRASPLFGTDALEVEASMPEDIQRGLAALGHRIVRPARPIGGAQAIRIDWNTGVLTGASDPRKDGCALGY from the coding sequence ATGAGAGATTTCGAGACGCCGGGTCGCTCGCTGGTCATGGCCACGCACGGCATGGCGGCCACCTCGCACCCGCTCGCCAGCCTCATAGCGCTGAACGTGCTTCAGGCCGGCGGCAACGCCATGGACGCGGCCATCGCGGCCTGCGCGGTGCAGGGTGTCGTCGAGCCGGGCTCCACCGGGCTCGGGGGCGACTGCTTCGTGCTCTATTCGCGCGGCGGCACCGATGACATCGTGGCCTATAACGGTTCCGGCCGCGCCCCGGCCGCGGCCAGTACCGCCTATTTCGCCGATCACGGCATCACCGCCATCGAGCGCCAGTCCGCCCATGCCGTCACCGTGCCCGGCGCGGTGGAAGCCTGGGCCCGGCTGACGCAAGACCACGGCACCCGTTCGCTCGGCGAGTTGCTGCAGCCCGCCATCGCGCTGGCCCGCGAGGGCTACGCGGTCGCCCCCCGCGTCGGCCTCGACTGGCGCGAGCAGTCCGCCCTCTTGGAAAAGGACGCCAACGCCGCGCGTATTTTCCTGCCCGGCGGCCATGCCCCCCATCCGGGCACCCTGCACCAGCAGCCCAAACTCGCCGCCACGCTGGAACGCATCGCCGAGGACGGACCGGACGGCTTCTATCGCGGCGCCGTCGCACAGGACATCGTCGGCTATCTTCAGGGTCTGGGCGGCCTCCACACGCTGGAGGATTTCGCCGCCACGCGGGGCGCCTACGTCACGCCGATCTCCGCCCCGTTCCGCGATGTGACGGTGCATGAGTGCCCACCAAATGGGCAGGGCGTCATCGCACTCATGCTCCTGAATATACTCTCACGCGCCACCACAGACTCCTCACCACTCACTGTGGAGCGTGTGCATTTCGAGATGGAGGCGGCCCGCCTCGCCTACTCGGTCCGCGACGCCGTCCTGAGCGATCCGGACCATTCCCAAATACCGCTCCGCGAATTGCTCTCCGATACGCTGGCCGCCCAGCTGGCCGGCATGATCCGCGCCGACAAGCGTCTTGAGGAACTGCCGGTCGTCGACCTGCCGAGCCATGACGACACGGTCTACATCGCCGTGGTCGACAAGGACCGCAACGTGGCGAGTTTCATCAACTCCATCTTCACCCCATTCGGAAGCGGTCTCGTCGCCCCGCGCTCGGGCGTGCTGTTGAACAACCGCGCACAAGGCTTTTCGCTCAAGGACTTACACCCCAACGCCATCGCCGGCGGCAAGCGTCCGCTGCACACCATCATCCCCGGTCTGACCACGCGCGAGGGCCGCATCGAGCACTGTTTCGGCGTCATGGGCGGCCAGTACCAGGCGCTCGGTCAGGCCTATTTCCTTGCCCGCATTCTCGACTACGGGCTCGATATGCAGAGCGCGATCGACCTCCCCCGCGCCTCCCCCCTCTTCGGCACCGACGCGCTGGAGGTGGAAGCCAGCATGCCGGAGGACATCCAGCGCGGCCTCGCCGCCCTTGGCCATCGCATCGTGCGCCCCGCCCGCCCCATCGGCGGTGCTCAGGCCATCCGGATCGACTGGAACACCGGCGTCCTGACCGGCGCGTCCGACCCGCGCAAGGATGGCTGCGCCCTCGGCTACTGA
- a CDS encoding 4-hydroxyphenylacetate 3-hydroxylase family protein translates to MRVRDGAEYRSGLNDGRRVLIDGEPVADVTTHPAFRNAVASFARFYDLQADPANRERLTFEVGGARVHKAWSIPRSHAELVDRRRAIAESAALHCGFLGRSPDHLATTLTGMMIGLPVMAGFDAARAEAFAAYFEQVRARDLFVTYVIQNPQADKTRAASEQARDVVAHVVSQDREGIVVSGAKMLGTSAVMADEIFVGTIQPVRPGEERYALSFAVPVNHPGVRLLSRRSYEQGATSGYDYPLSSHFDENDAVLFFDEVRVPWERVFVCGNVAAAAAQWHGTPAHVMQNYQSQIRLMVKMRFLTGLARRIVEINGTIEVPQVRGMLGKLAAQASLVEGLVAGMEAEGRMIGDYYVPSAHLLYAAQTLTQELYPLFVMAIRDLAGGGVIMLPSSVADMTSLHTRDYVEATQVSSIVDAEERVRTMKLAWDALGSEYASRHTQYEMFYGGASYVNHAHMLRTFDWEAARALVAGVLPPPLAMPR, encoded by the coding sequence ATGCGCGTGCGCGATGGAGCGGAATACCGCAGCGGTCTGAATGATGGCCGCCGGGTGCTGATCGACGGTGAGCCGGTCGCCGACGTCACCACCCACCCCGCCTTTCGCAACGCCGTGGCCTCCTTCGCCCGTTTCTACGACCTGCAGGCCGACCCGGCCAACCGGGAACGGCTGACATTCGAGGTTGGCGGGGCGCGGGTCCACAAGGCGTGGTCGATTCCGCGCAGCCATGCCGAATTGGTGGACCGGCGCCGCGCCATCGCGGAGTCGGCCGCGCTGCATTGCGGCTTCCTCGGGCGCTCGCCGGACCATCTGGCGACGACGCTGACCGGGATGATGATCGGCCTTCCGGTGATGGCCGGCTTCGATGCGGCGCGGGCGGAGGCTTTCGCGGCCTATTTCGAGCAGGTGCGCGCCCGCGATCTGTTCGTGACCTATGTCATTCAGAACCCGCAGGCCGACAAGACGCGCGCGGCCTCCGAGCAGGCGCGCGACGTGGTGGCGCATGTGGTGTCGCAGGACCGCGAGGGGATCGTGGTGTCCGGCGCGAAGATGCTGGGCACTTCGGCGGTCATGGCGGACGAGATTTTCGTCGGCACGATCCAGCCGGTGCGGCCCGGCGAGGAGCGTTACGCACTGAGCTTCGCGGTGCCGGTGAACCATCCCGGCGTGCGACTGCTGTCGCGGCGCTCCTATGAGCAGGGCGCGACGTCGGGCTACGACTACCCGCTCTCCAGCCATTTCGACGAAAACGACGCGGTGCTGTTCTTCGACGAGGTGCGGGTGCCTTGGGAACGGGTGTTCGTGTGCGGAAACGTGGCGGCGGCGGCGGCGCAGTGGCACGGCACGCCCGCCCATGTGATGCAGAACTACCAGTCGCAGATACGGCTGATGGTGAAGATGCGGTTCCTGACCGGGCTCGCGCGCCGCATCGTCGAGATCAACGGCACGATCGAGGTTCCCCAGGTCCGGGGCATGCTCGGCAAGCTGGCGGCGCAGGCCTCGCTGGTGGAAGGGCTGGTGGCCGGCATGGAGGCCGAGGGGCGCATGATCGGCGACTATTACGTGCCGAGCGCCCATCTGCTCTATGCCGCGCAAACGCTGACCCAGGAACTCTACCCACTGTTCGTGATGGCGATCCGCGATCTCGCGGGCGGCGGCGTGATCATGCTGCCGTCATCGGTGGCGGACATGACCAGCCTCCACACCCGCGACTATGTCGAGGCGACGCAGGTGTCCTCCATCGTCGACGCCGAAGAGCGGGTGCGCACGATGAAGCTGGCCTGGGACGCGCTCGGTTCGGAATATGCCTCCCGGCATACGCAGTACGAGATGTTCTACGGCGGCGCGTCCTATGTGAACCACGCGCACATGCTGCGCACCTTCGACTGGGAGGCCGCGCGCGCCCTGGTCGCCGGCGTGCTGCCGCCGCCGCTGGCCATGCCGCGCTAG
- a CDS encoding ABC transporter ATP-binding protein: MPSTPLVELKNVSLAYGEGSERMVALGDATISIADGEFVAVVGPSGCGKSTLMKLVTGLLPPTSGEISVRGQRVTGPIKGVGMAFQNATLMPWRTTRDNIMLPLEVVQPHKGRLRANRAEYVARADALLASVGLGGFGDKYPWQLSGGMQQRSNVCRALIHEPQILMLDEPFGALDAFTREELWGIMQQLWLERRFTAVLVTHDLREAVYLADTVYVMSKRPGRIVKVRTVDLPRPRTLETTFTPAFVDIVHELRERIQLEHAE, from the coding sequence ATGCCTTCAACTCCCCTTGTCGAACTGAAGAATGTCAGTCTTGCCTATGGTGAGGGCAGCGAGCGCATGGTCGCGCTCGGTGACGCGACGATCAGCATCGCGGATGGCGAATTCGTCGCCGTGGTCGGACCGTCAGGTTGCGGCAAGTCCACGCTGATGAAACTGGTTACGGGCCTTCTGCCCCCCACCAGTGGCGAAATCAGCGTGCGCGGTCAGCGCGTTACCGGCCCGATCAAGGGCGTCGGCATGGCCTTCCAGAATGCCACATTGATGCCGTGGCGGACCACGCGCGACAATATCATGCTGCCACTGGAGGTGGTCCAGCCTCACAAGGGCCGCCTGCGCGCCAACCGTGCGGAGTATGTCGCCCGCGCGGATGCCCTGCTCGCCTCCGTTGGCCTTGGCGGCTTCGGTGACAAATATCCCTGGCAGCTGTCGGGAGGCATGCAGCAACGCTCGAATGTCTGCCGCGCGCTGATTCATGAACCCCAGATTCTGATGCTCGATGAGCCCTTCGGCGCTCTGGATGCGTTCACCCGCGAGGAGCTGTGGGGAATCATGCAGCAGCTCTGGCTGGAGCGTCGCTTTACCGCTGTGCTTGTCACCCATGACCTGCGCGAGGCTGTCTATCTCGCCGACACCGTCTACGTGATGAGCAAACGTCCGGGTCGGATCGTGAAAGTCCGAACGGTCGACCTCCCGCGTCCACGCACGCTGGAGACAACCTTCACACCCGCATTCGTTGACATTGTTCACGAACTACGCGAGCGCATTCAACTGGAGCACGCCGAATGA